Proteins co-encoded in one Marinobacter gudaonensis genomic window:
- a CDS encoding hotdog fold thioesterase, which yields MAIWTRTPNLEQLAKASENTAVSHLGIEYLEIGDDFVKGRMPVDERTVQPFGILHGGASVLLAETLGSMAANCCLKDPETVAVGLDINANHIRPVTGGWVYGTARPIHIGSATQVWEILLENEAGKTTCISRLTMAVTKRP from the coding sequence ATGGCGATCTGGACCCGAACCCCGAACCTGGAGCAACTGGCAAAAGCCAGTGAGAACACCGCCGTCAGCCACCTGGGAATCGAGTATCTCGAGATCGGCGACGACTTCGTGAAGGGCCGCATGCCAGTGGATGAGCGTACGGTACAGCCCTTCGGTATCCTGCACGGTGGCGCCTCGGTGTTGCTCGCAGAAACCCTGGGCAGTATGGCTGCCAACTGCTGTCTGAAAGATCCCGAGACGGTCGCCGTGGGCCTGGATATCAACGCCAATCACATCCGCCCGGTGACCGGGGGCTGGGTATACGGTACCGCCCGCCCCATCCACATTGGCAGTGCCACCCAGGTTTGGGAAATCCTGCTGGAAAACGAAGCGGGCAAGACCACCTGCATTTCCCGCCTCACCATGGCGGTCACCAAACGACCCTGA
- a CDS encoding putative bifunctional diguanylate cyclase/phosphodiesterase gives MAHRKANRTDLVCRMALALAQAPIEKLGQALDQVIGDITRDFLADRGFLLVLDDATQTVSVTHEACVEGIASLSDGVRNRPWDEFAPLWQALEARNIVSASTPDGLVGGPGDIRNEDSVAASTQIRVAIVLEGKLAAVLGLDYLDASDRAPGEGDRATLEPLAAVLGASLHRQILAHRNERFEHSLFRYSGQFPGVIFQFRMYPDGRVCFPFISRKVEDMFGLPVETLRPDARALLELIADDDKADFFTQVQHSRRDMSPFETDFRAIKKDGSVAWIEARSVPAMLADQSIVWHGYFYDVTDRKRSETEIEQLAFYDPLTNLPNRRLLRDRLAQALSGSNRDREHGALVFIDLDNFKDINDTAGHQVGDGLLVQVARRLEGVVREWDTVARLGGDEFVLILKGFSEDPADAATKVEKVCEKVRDVLSQPYRLDGCDYTGSASMGVTLFFNHDTSLEELLSQADMAMFRAKADGRDRIRFYDGMMQRKVAERLAMESDLRSAIRKNQLDVYYQILVDQKGVPEGAEALLRWTRPGKGPVSPAEFIPLAEETGLIEPIGYWVMEEVMAQVARWQALGDPFARLQVSINVSARQFHLPSFCTRVMGLLRKTGASPRRLKIEITESALAYDLELVEQTLRTLRSMGLRISLDDFGTGYSSLGYLKRLSLDELKIDQGFVRDILDDPNDAAIAETILALASALKLSAVAEGVESRGQLERLVAMGCPHFQGYFFGRPVPASEFELQVTKAASARQKKSW, from the coding sequence ATGGCACACCGAAAAGCAAATCGAACTGATCTTGTTTGCCGGATGGCACTGGCGTTAGCGCAGGCCCCCATAGAAAAACTGGGCCAGGCGCTCGATCAGGTGATTGGGGACATCACCAGGGACTTTCTCGCTGATCGGGGTTTCCTGCTGGTGCTGGACGATGCCACCCAGACGGTGTCGGTCACCCATGAAGCCTGCGTCGAGGGCATCGCCTCCCTGAGCGACGGCGTCCGCAACCGGCCCTGGGACGAATTTGCGCCGCTGTGGCAGGCCCTCGAAGCCCGGAACATTGTCTCCGCCAGCACGCCCGATGGGCTCGTCGGTGGTCCGGGAGACATCCGCAATGAGGATTCGGTGGCGGCGAGTACGCAGATACGAGTGGCTATCGTGCTGGAAGGCAAACTCGCGGCGGTTCTGGGTCTGGATTACCTGGATGCCAGCGACCGGGCACCCGGGGAAGGAGACCGCGCCACACTCGAACCGTTGGCCGCAGTGCTCGGGGCGTCCTTGCATCGGCAGATCCTGGCGCACAGGAACGAGCGCTTCGAACACAGTCTCTTCCGCTACTCCGGTCAGTTCCCCGGGGTGATCTTCCAGTTCCGCATGTACCCGGATGGCCGGGTGTGTTTCCCCTTCATCAGCCGCAAGGTGGAGGACATGTTCGGCCTGCCGGTGGAGACCCTGCGGCCGGATGCGCGGGCCTTGCTGGAACTGATCGCCGACGACGACAAGGCGGACTTCTTCACGCAGGTGCAGCATTCCCGTCGGGACATGAGCCCGTTCGAGACGGATTTCCGCGCCATCAAGAAGGACGGCAGCGTGGCATGGATTGAGGCCCGCTCCGTACCTGCGATGCTGGCGGATCAAAGCATCGTCTGGCACGGCTATTTCTACGATGTAACCGACCGCAAACGCTCGGAAACCGAGATCGAGCAGTTGGCCTTCTATGACCCCTTGACCAACTTGCCCAACCGCCGGTTGCTCCGGGACCGGCTGGCCCAGGCGCTTTCGGGCAGCAACCGCGACCGGGAGCATGGCGCGCTGGTGTTCATAGATCTGGACAATTTCAAGGACATCAACGACACCGCCGGGCACCAGGTGGGCGACGGACTGCTGGTGCAGGTGGCCCGGCGCCTGGAAGGCGTGGTGCGGGAGTGGGATACCGTTGCGCGCCTGGGCGGTGACGAGTTCGTACTCATTCTCAAGGGTTTTTCCGAAGACCCGGCCGACGCGGCCACCAAAGTGGAGAAGGTCTGCGAGAAGGTCCGGGACGTGCTCAGTCAGCCCTACCGGCTTGATGGATGCGATTACACGGGCTCTGCCAGCATGGGGGTGACGCTGTTCTTCAACCACGATACCTCCCTGGAAGAGCTGCTGAGCCAGGCGGATATGGCCATGTTTCGGGCCAAGGCGGATGGCCGGGACCGAATCCGCTTCTACGACGGCATGATGCAGAGGAAGGTGGCGGAGCGACTGGCCATGGAGTCGGATCTTCGCAGCGCCATCCGGAAAAACCAGCTGGACGTGTATTACCAGATACTGGTGGACCAGAAGGGTGTACCCGAGGGTGCTGAAGCGCTGCTTCGCTGGACGCGCCCCGGCAAGGGCCCGGTGTCTCCGGCTGAATTCATTCCGCTGGCAGAGGAAACCGGCCTGATCGAACCGATCGGTTACTGGGTCATGGAGGAGGTGATGGCGCAGGTTGCCCGCTGGCAGGCCCTAGGCGATCCCTTCGCCCGTCTGCAGGTGTCCATCAACGTCAGCGCCCGGCAGTTTCATCTCCCTTCCTTCTGCACAAGGGTGATGGGGCTGCTCCGTAAAACCGGCGCATCACCGCGACGGTTGAAGATTGAGATTACCGAGAGTGCCCTGGCTTACGACCTCGAGCTGGTGGAGCAGACGCTGAGAACACTCAGGAGCATGGGGCTTCGGATTTCGCTGGACGATTTTGGGACCGGCTACTCCTCACTGGGCTATCTCAAACGCCTGTCGCTGGACGAGCTGAAAATAGACCAGGGGTTTGTCCGGGACATCCTCGACGATCCGAATGATGCCGCCATCGCCGAAACCATCCTCGCCCTCGCATCCGCCCTGAAACTGTCTGCGGTTGCAGAGGGTGTCGAGAGCCGGGGGCAGCTCGAACGGCTGGTCGCCATGGGATGCCCACACTTCCAGGGGTATTTTTTCGGCCGGCCGGTGCCGGCCTCGGAGTTCGAGCTGCAGGTAACCAAAGCAGCCTCAGCACGACAGAAAAAGTCTTGGTAG